Proteins encoded together in one Sorghum bicolor cultivar BTx623 unplaced genomic scaffold, Sorghum_bicolor_NCBIv3 super_29, whole genome shotgun sequence window:
- the LOC110431501 gene encoding uncharacterized protein LOC110431501, protein MTSRLDRILEGPPPTGVDVPRTEVPKGMPSGSRESQRREPSPHRSRADTPSEPAPGRNVSRPQPPPASNAGHRVKSLTAGPLTRGRAAASSKGGTDRRSASPGAGQAGDAEPRPAPAREVPRALTRGGSRPAGRGTGRRVVLPVGLKRTLEQAQPSMAKRLKVGATSKDSGSSNPRPPTGVEGALPRPLVGESAPPSPKRIEAPRPHEQEGAPERPHSGVEEDPITISDGSGGDGPSKDARPMDEEVEASPTTKQTPWPIGLHSVEERRKKEEEERVRETRQRPPEGQQQPQQEEKEEGRQREGPQLEELLEQDRQQELREL, encoded by the exons ATGACGTCtcgtctcgaccggatcctcgagggcccgcctccgACCGGCGTCGATGTCCCGCGGACGGAAGTCCCAAAGGGGATGCCAAGCGGGTCTCGTGAAAGTCAGCGGAGGGAGCCATCCCCGCACCGCTCCCGCGCCGACACTCCTTCAGAGCCAGCGCCAGGTCGGAATGTCTCccgcccccaacctcctccCGCGTCTAATGCGGGCCATCGGGTCAAGTCCCTGACggcggggccactgactcgtggCCGCGCTGCGGCTTCCAGCAAGGGGGGAACGGATCGCAGGAGCGCCAGCCCAGGCGCTGGCCAGGCGGGAGATGCCGAGCCGAGGCCGGCGCCTGCTCGAGAGGTGCCTAGAGCCTTGACGCGGGGCGGCTCGAGGCCCgccggtcgaggtaccggcaggcgggtcgttctccctgtggg gttgaagcggacacTCGAACAagcccagccctcgatggccaagaggcttaagGTGGGAGCAACCTCCAAGGACTCAG GCTCCTCCAACCCCCGGCCGCCGACTGGTGTCGAGGGTGCTCTGCCCCGTCCATTGGTGGGGGAGTCTGCTCCACCGTCGCCGAAACGGATCGAGGCGCCTCGTCCTCACgaacaggagggagcccccgagcgtcCCCACTCTGGGGTCGAGGAGGATCCTATCACAATAAGTGACGGGTCTGGCGGCGACGGTCCTTCCAAGGACGCCCGCcccatggacgaggaggtcgaggcctcTCCCACCACAAAGCAaacgccttggcccatcgggctccatTCTGTCGAGGAGCGgaggaagaaagaggaggaggagcgtgtGCGGGAAACGCGGCAACGGCCGCCggaggggcagcagcagccgcagcagGAGGAAAAAGAGGAAgggcggcagcgagaaggtccccaactcgaggagctgctggagcaggaccgGCAGCAGGAACTGCGAGAGCTCTAG